A window of the Vigna angularis cultivar LongXiaoDou No.4 chromosome 3, ASM1680809v1, whole genome shotgun sequence genome harbors these coding sequences:
- the LOC108325930 gene encoding uncharacterized protein LOC108325930 isoform X1 produces MMVRGGRFSGKRNFRKRVRSKEGGSDDSDEDYVVSDDGREVSDYYCSSFDGCASEESFGSFLSEEDEEFQTVRNFNRSKAKRGTARRPKNASKNSHKRERIKYAEEEVEEVEEEEEEEEEEEEEEEEEEEEEEEEEEYKVEEEEEEEEEIQEARNFSRPKAKSGVCSKKRSAGKISSKRGRKLHTEELEEEEEEVKLEEEEEEKEKVDIGGDDKEEEGDREGEDEDFDYEDEDDEFFPEEDDYSDEEEEMRGKKKNNDGMTMVKKVFRKKRSSVVSTRGRKRQSSRASKKPLRKKRKNGRLRKKVRCEDEDEDDFIDNSPTMRTSRKKRGQKRKRVLLSDSEYPSSGSSDFEFTISEEEREQVREAKRLCGNLRNNLRSSSQLINNEEVGVHEEQIQLRKPPARKGKEKIEEPQGRKGKEKVEVKSEMGKQVCGICLSEEDKRRVRGVLNCCTHFFCFACIMEWAKVESRCPLCKQRFKTISKPARSTTGIDLREVVIQVPERDQVYQPSEEELRSYIDPYEYVICSECHQGGDDGLMLLCDICDSPAHTYCVGLGREVPEGNWYCDGCRPVALGSSSSQVQEGVADPRLTIQNLPVRAPPTLHVRESIDLNLISSPRAAFNQGFGHLPSSRFSGRSVEGSSPVSGGAPTLSERRWIHRQIQQLLSIDRMTATPGRTTNGISATSSTSNLYSSQIDQSRGTATLHVRTQDVGTSYHTFLDDRLCNNTSPLMQNGPLWPGLMATPPVPDCEQVHQFSRSSIVPDDGLSTAIREETNFHTAKEQLQSMVKSHLKSLSQNIDLGHSTFKDIARSSMHTILAACDLEHKNSEVCNVPPPSACPHMELMAGGPTSLIKGCCSSCFDSFVGDVVKRILDARVSSQWLRLGL; encoded by the exons ATG ATGGTTAGGGGAGGAAGGTTTAGTGGCAAACGCAATTTCAGAAAAAGGGTTCGGTCAAAGGAGGGAGGTTCCGATGATTCGGATGAGGACTATGTGGTTTCAGATGATGGCAGAGAGGTATCTGACTATTATTGCTCTTCCTTTGATGGATGTGCATCAGAGGAAAGTTTTGGGAGTTTTTTGTCAGAGGAGGATGAGGAATTTCAAACAGTGAGGAATTTCAATAGATCCAAGGCAAAAAGGGGCACTGCTAGGAGGCCGAAAAATGCCAGTAAAAACTCGCACAAGAGGGAAAGGATTAAATATGCAGAAGAGGAGgtggaagaagtagaagaagaagaagaagaagaagaagaagaagaagaagaggaggaggaggaggaggaggaggaagaagaggaagaagaatacaaagtggaggaagaggaggaggaggaggaggaaatTCAAGAAGCAAGGAATTTCAGTAGACCAAAGGCAAAAAGTGGTGTATGCAGTAAGAAAAGAAGTGCAGGAAAAATCTCCTCAAAGAGGGGAAGGAAATTGCACACAGAAGAActggaagaggaggaggaagaagtcaaactagaggaggaggaggaagagaaggagaaggtggACATAGGTGGAGATGACAAAGAAGAGGAAGGAGATAGAGAGGGAGAGGATGAAGATTTTGACTatgaggatgaggatgatgagTTTTTTCCTGAGGAAGATGATTATtcagatgaggaagaagaaatgagaGGGAAAAAGAAGAACAATGATGGCATGACAATGGTCAAGAAGGTTTTTCGGAAGAAAAGGTCCTCTGTAGTTTCGACTAGAGGTAGGAAAAGGCAGAGTTCTAGAGCATCAAAGAAGCCcttgagaaagaaaagaaagaatgggAGGTTAAGGAAGAAAGTAAGatgtgaagatgaagatgaagatgattttATAGATAATAGCCCAACCATGAGAACAAGTAGGAAAAAACGGGGCCAGAAGAGAAAAAGGGTACTTCTTTCAGATTCAGAATATCCATCTTCTGGATCGTCTGATTTTGAGTTTACCATATctgaagaagagagagaacagGTGAGAGAAGCCAAAAGATTATGCGGAAATTTGAGAAATAACTTGAGGAGTTCATCCCAACTAATAAACAATGAAGAGGTTGGTGTCCATGAGGAACAAATTCAGTTGCGGAAACCACCAGCACGGAAGGGTAAGGAAAAGATAGAAGAACCTCAAGGAAGAAAGGGTAAGGAAAAGGTGGAGGTAAAAAGTGAGATGGGTAAGCAAGTTTGTGGGATTTGTCTGTCtgaagaagataaaagaagagTTAGGGGAGTACTAAATTGTTGCACTCActtcttttgttttgcttgCATTATGGAGTGGGCAAAGGTGGAATCTCGTTGCCCTTTGTGTAAGCAGAGATTCAAAACAATCAGCAAGCCTGCACGGTCAACCACAGGGATTGATTTAAGAGAAGTGGTGATACAAGTCCCCGAACGTGACCAG GTTTATCAGCCCTCTGAAGAAGAACTCAGGAGCTATATTGATCCATATGAATATGTTATTTGTTCAGAGTGTCATCAAGGTGGAGATGATGGCCTCATGCTACTATGTGATATCTGTGATTCCCCTGCACACACATATTGTGTTGGTTTGGGGCGGGAAGTTCCTGAAGGTAATTGGTATTGTGATGGCTGTAGACCAGTCGCTCTGGGATCTTCAAGCTCCCAAGTTCAAGAAGGTGTGGCTGATCCAAGGTTGACAATCCAGAACCTTCCTGTTAGAGCACCTCCTACTCTACATGTACGAGAAAGTATAGACCTCAACTTGATTTCCTCACCCCGTGCAGCTTTTAATCAAGGTTTTGGGCATCTTCCATCTTCTAGATTTAGTGGCAGAAGTGTTGAAGGATCTTCTCCAGTATCGGGAGGGGCACCAACGTTATCAGAGAGACGCTGGATACACCGTCAAATTCAGCAATTACTTTCAATAGATAGGATGACTGCTACACCTGGCAGAACCACCAATGGTATTTCCGCTACCAGTTCAACTAGTAACTTGTATAGCTCTCAAATTGATCAAAGTAGGGGAACCGCCACTCTTCATGTTAGGACGCAGGATGTGGGAACATCATACCACACATTTTTGGATGACAGATTATGCAACAATACCTCCCCGCTAATGCAGAATGGGCCATTATGGCCTGGACTTATGGCGACACCCCCAGTACCAGATTGTGAACAAGTTCATCAGTTCAGCAGATCAAGTATTGTCCCTGATGATGGCTTATCCACTGCTATCAGAGAAGAGACGAACTTTCACACTGCGAAGGAGCAGTTGCAGTCGATGGTTAAAAGTCACCTGAAGAGCTTGTCTCAAAATATTGATTTAG GCCACAGTACTTTCAAGGATATTGCAAGGAGTTCTATGCACACCATACTAGCAGCCTGTGATCTTGAGCACAAGAACAGTGAGGTTTGCAATGTGCCTCCTCCGTCTGCCTGTCCGCACATGGAACTAATGGCTGGCGGGCCAACTAGTCTGATTAAAGGTTGCTGCTCGTCGTGCTTTGATTCTTTTGTAGGAGATGTGGTGAAGAGGATTTTGGACGCAAGAGTTTCATCCCAGTGGTTACGATTAGGTTTATAG
- the LOC108325930 gene encoding uncharacterized protein LOC108325930 isoform X2 has protein sequence MVRGGRFSGKRNFRKRVRSKEGGSDDSDEDYVVSDDGREVSDYYCSSFDGCASEESFGSFLSEEDEEFQTVRNFNRSKAKRGTARRPKNASKNSHKRERIKYAEEEVEEVEEEEEEEEEEEEEEEEEEEEEEEEEEYKVEEEEEEEEEIQEARNFSRPKAKSGVCSKKRSAGKISSKRGRKLHTEELEEEEEEVKLEEEEEEKEKVDIGGDDKEEEGDREGEDEDFDYEDEDDEFFPEEDDYSDEEEEMRGKKKNNDGMTMVKKVFRKKRSSVVSTRGRKRQSSRASKKPLRKKRKNGRLRKKVRCEDEDEDDFIDNSPTMRTSRKKRGQKRKRVLLSDSEYPSSGSSDFEFTISEEEREQVREAKRLCGNLRNNLRSSSQLINNEEVGVHEEQIQLRKPPARKGKEKIEEPQGRKGKEKVEVKSEMGKQVCGICLSEEDKRRVRGVLNCCTHFFCFACIMEWAKVESRCPLCKQRFKTISKPARSTTGIDLREVVIQVPERDQVYQPSEEELRSYIDPYEYVICSECHQGGDDGLMLLCDICDSPAHTYCVGLGREVPEGNWYCDGCRPVALGSSSSQVQEGVADPRLTIQNLPVRAPPTLHVRESIDLNLISSPRAAFNQGFGHLPSSRFSGRSVEGSSPVSGGAPTLSERRWIHRQIQQLLSIDRMTATPGRTTNGISATSSTSNLYSSQIDQSRGTATLHVRTQDVGTSYHTFLDDRLCNNTSPLMQNGPLWPGLMATPPVPDCEQVHQFSRSSIVPDDGLSTAIREETNFHTAKEQLQSMVKSHLKSLSQNIDLGHSTFKDIARSSMHTILAACDLEHKNSEVCNVPPPSACPHMELMAGGPTSLIKGCCSSCFDSFVGDVVKRILDARVSSQWLRLGL, from the exons ATGGTTAGGGGAGGAAGGTTTAGTGGCAAACGCAATTTCAGAAAAAGGGTTCGGTCAAAGGAGGGAGGTTCCGATGATTCGGATGAGGACTATGTGGTTTCAGATGATGGCAGAGAGGTATCTGACTATTATTGCTCTTCCTTTGATGGATGTGCATCAGAGGAAAGTTTTGGGAGTTTTTTGTCAGAGGAGGATGAGGAATTTCAAACAGTGAGGAATTTCAATAGATCCAAGGCAAAAAGGGGCACTGCTAGGAGGCCGAAAAATGCCAGTAAAAACTCGCACAAGAGGGAAAGGATTAAATATGCAGAAGAGGAGgtggaagaagtagaagaagaagaagaagaagaagaagaagaagaagaagaggaggaggaggaggaggaggaggaagaagaggaagaagaatacaaagtggaggaagaggaggaggaggaggaggaaatTCAAGAAGCAAGGAATTTCAGTAGACCAAAGGCAAAAAGTGGTGTATGCAGTAAGAAAAGAAGTGCAGGAAAAATCTCCTCAAAGAGGGGAAGGAAATTGCACACAGAAGAActggaagaggaggaggaagaagtcaaactagaggaggaggaggaagagaaggagaaggtggACATAGGTGGAGATGACAAAGAAGAGGAAGGAGATAGAGAGGGAGAGGATGAAGATTTTGACTatgaggatgaggatgatgagTTTTTTCCTGAGGAAGATGATTATtcagatgaggaagaagaaatgagaGGGAAAAAGAAGAACAATGATGGCATGACAATGGTCAAGAAGGTTTTTCGGAAGAAAAGGTCCTCTGTAGTTTCGACTAGAGGTAGGAAAAGGCAGAGTTCTAGAGCATCAAAGAAGCCcttgagaaagaaaagaaagaatgggAGGTTAAGGAAGAAAGTAAGatgtgaagatgaagatgaagatgattttATAGATAATAGCCCAACCATGAGAACAAGTAGGAAAAAACGGGGCCAGAAGAGAAAAAGGGTACTTCTTTCAGATTCAGAATATCCATCTTCTGGATCGTCTGATTTTGAGTTTACCATATctgaagaagagagagaacagGTGAGAGAAGCCAAAAGATTATGCGGAAATTTGAGAAATAACTTGAGGAGTTCATCCCAACTAATAAACAATGAAGAGGTTGGTGTCCATGAGGAACAAATTCAGTTGCGGAAACCACCAGCACGGAAGGGTAAGGAAAAGATAGAAGAACCTCAAGGAAGAAAGGGTAAGGAAAAGGTGGAGGTAAAAAGTGAGATGGGTAAGCAAGTTTGTGGGATTTGTCTGTCtgaagaagataaaagaagagTTAGGGGAGTACTAAATTGTTGCACTCActtcttttgttttgcttgCATTATGGAGTGGGCAAAGGTGGAATCTCGTTGCCCTTTGTGTAAGCAGAGATTCAAAACAATCAGCAAGCCTGCACGGTCAACCACAGGGATTGATTTAAGAGAAGTGGTGATACAAGTCCCCGAACGTGACCAG GTTTATCAGCCCTCTGAAGAAGAACTCAGGAGCTATATTGATCCATATGAATATGTTATTTGTTCAGAGTGTCATCAAGGTGGAGATGATGGCCTCATGCTACTATGTGATATCTGTGATTCCCCTGCACACACATATTGTGTTGGTTTGGGGCGGGAAGTTCCTGAAGGTAATTGGTATTGTGATGGCTGTAGACCAGTCGCTCTGGGATCTTCAAGCTCCCAAGTTCAAGAAGGTGTGGCTGATCCAAGGTTGACAATCCAGAACCTTCCTGTTAGAGCACCTCCTACTCTACATGTACGAGAAAGTATAGACCTCAACTTGATTTCCTCACCCCGTGCAGCTTTTAATCAAGGTTTTGGGCATCTTCCATCTTCTAGATTTAGTGGCAGAAGTGTTGAAGGATCTTCTCCAGTATCGGGAGGGGCACCAACGTTATCAGAGAGACGCTGGATACACCGTCAAATTCAGCAATTACTTTCAATAGATAGGATGACTGCTACACCTGGCAGAACCACCAATGGTATTTCCGCTACCAGTTCAACTAGTAACTTGTATAGCTCTCAAATTGATCAAAGTAGGGGAACCGCCACTCTTCATGTTAGGACGCAGGATGTGGGAACATCATACCACACATTTTTGGATGACAGATTATGCAACAATACCTCCCCGCTAATGCAGAATGGGCCATTATGGCCTGGACTTATGGCGACACCCCCAGTACCAGATTGTGAACAAGTTCATCAGTTCAGCAGATCAAGTATTGTCCCTGATGATGGCTTATCCACTGCTATCAGAGAAGAGACGAACTTTCACACTGCGAAGGAGCAGTTGCAGTCGATGGTTAAAAGTCACCTGAAGAGCTTGTCTCAAAATATTGATTTAG GCCACAGTACTTTCAAGGATATTGCAAGGAGTTCTATGCACACCATACTAGCAGCCTGTGATCTTGAGCACAAGAACAGTGAGGTTTGCAATGTGCCTCCTCCGTCTGCCTGTCCGCACATGGAACTAATGGCTGGCGGGCCAACTAGTCTGATTAAAGGTTGCTGCTCGTCGTGCTTTGATTCTTTTGTAGGAGATGTGGTGAAGAGGATTTTGGACGCAAGAGTTTCATCCCAGTGGTTACGATTAGGTTTATAG
- the LOC108325931 gene encoding protein DEHYDRATION-INDUCED 19 homolog 3 isoform X2 — protein sequence MDGDSSWSARLSSASRRYQSALQSRSDMFMGFDENDGDDDIREEFLCPFCSEYFDIVGLCCHIDEEHPMEAKNGRKRKSRKGGSYSTLSLLRKELREGNLQSLFGGSSCIMSSSNAADPLLSSFILPLANEHTSSQPHLHTEARSSKKGSDESVSTRNVETSTLSVKDKEEKAKRCEFVQGLLLSTILDDNL from the exons ATGGACGGTGATTCCTCTTGGAGTGCTCGTCTCTCTTCCGCCTCTAGGCGCTACCAATCGGCTCTCCAATCTCGATCAG ACATGTTCATGGGTTTCGATGAAAATGATGGGGACGATGATATAAGGGAGGAGTTTCTCTGCCCATTTTGTTCCGAATACTTTGATATTGTTGGATTATGCTGCCACATTGATGAAGAACATCCAATGGAAGCAAAAAATGGG CGAAAAAGGAAATCACGGAAAGGTGGATCTTATTCAACACTTTCATTATTGAGGAAGGAGCTACGAGAAGGAAATTTGCAGTCCCTTTTTGGTGGATCTTCATGTATAATGTCCTCATCTAATGCAGCCGATCCACTGTTGTCATCATTTATACTGCCTTTAGCTAATGAACATACCAGCTCTCAGCCTCACTTGCACACTGAGGCAAGATCATCTAAAAAAGGCTCAGATGAGAGTGTGTCAACAAG AAATGTGGAGACATCAACTTTGTCAGTTAAGGATAAGGAGGAGAAGGCAAAAAGATGCGAGTTTGTTCAAGGGCTGTTGCTGTCCACCATACTTGATGACAATTTATGA
- the LOC108325931 gene encoding protein DEHYDRATION-INDUCED 19 homolog 3 isoform X1, whose amino-acid sequence MDGDSSWSARLSSASRRYQSALQSRSDMFMGFDENDGDDDIREEFLCPFCSEYFDIVGLCCHIDEEHPMEAKNGVCPVCALRVGVDMVAHITLQHGSIFKMQRKRKSRKGGSYSTLSLLRKELREGNLQSLFGGSSCIMSSSNAADPLLSSFILPLANEHTSSQPHLHTEARSSKKGSDESVSTRNVETSTLSVKDKEEKAKRCEFVQGLLLSTILDDNL is encoded by the exons ATGGACGGTGATTCCTCTTGGAGTGCTCGTCTCTCTTCCGCCTCTAGGCGCTACCAATCGGCTCTCCAATCTCGATCAG ACATGTTCATGGGTTTCGATGAAAATGATGGGGACGATGATATAAGGGAGGAGTTTCTCTGCCCATTTTGTTCCGAATACTTTGATATTGTTGGATTATGCTGCCACATTGATGAAGAACATCCAATGGAAGCAAAAAATGGG GTATGTCCTGTTTGTGCATTGAGGGTGGGGGTTGATATGGTAGCACATATAACCCTACAACATGGGAGTATATTTAAgat GCAGCGAAAAAGGAAATCACGGAAAGGTGGATCTTATTCAACACTTTCATTATTGAGGAAGGAGCTACGAGAAGGAAATTTGCAGTCCCTTTTTGGTGGATCTTCATGTATAATGTCCTCATCTAATGCAGCCGATCCACTGTTGTCATCATTTATACTGCCTTTAGCTAATGAACATACCAGCTCTCAGCCTCACTTGCACACTGAGGCAAGATCATCTAAAAAAGGCTCAGATGAGAGTGTGTCAACAAG AAATGTGGAGACATCAACTTTGTCAGTTAAGGATAAGGAGGAGAAGGCAAAAAGATGCGAGTTTGTTCAAGGGCTGTTGCTGTCCACCATACTTGATGACAATTTATGA